In Natronococcus occultus SP4, the following proteins share a genomic window:
- a CDS encoding TAXI family TRAP transporter solute-binding subunit, whose amino-acid sequence MVRDIKRRKFIALGGAAGIVGVAGCIGEDAEEAENGDDENGDNGEDDLEEAQPEEGGETLSLHAGGTEGTYYPLAGDMKSIVEDQTPHGIQVQSTGASVENAASLGREDTELALVQNDITYFAYNGVELDEFEDEPLENIRGIASLYPETIHIVTQEDSDIETVEDLEGASVNTGDAGSGTQVNALQILESAGVEEFDEQNTDFGTAADQIGDGDVDAAITVGGYPLGAIEDLSATQDISFVEITDEARDNLLDDAEWLAEDEIPGGTYDGVDDDVETVSVQAMLATHEGVDAEVVEEVTAAMFDNVDDFTTQSEFIDVETSQEAMPIDLHEGAEAYFDEQDVDDEDADDEDADDEDEE is encoded by the coding sequence ATGGTTCGAGACATCAAGCGGCGCAAGTTCATTGCGCTCGGTGGGGCTGCTGGAATCGTGGGAGTTGCCGGTTGTATCGGCGAGGACGCCGAGGAGGCGGAGAACGGAGACGACGAAAATGGCGACAACGGCGAGGACGACCTCGAGGAGGCCCAGCCCGAGGAAGGCGGGGAAACGCTCTCGCTGCACGCCGGGGGGACCGAAGGGACCTACTACCCGCTCGCGGGTGACATGAAGTCGATCGTCGAGGATCAGACGCCACACGGCATTCAGGTGCAGTCGACGGGAGCGAGCGTCGAGAACGCGGCCAGCCTCGGCCGCGAGGACACCGAGCTCGCACTGGTTCAGAACGACATCACCTACTTCGCGTACAACGGCGTCGAGCTCGACGAGTTCGAGGATGAACCGCTCGAGAACATCCGCGGCATCGCCTCGCTGTACCCGGAGACGATCCACATCGTCACTCAGGAGGACTCGGATATCGAGACCGTCGAGGATCTCGAGGGCGCGTCGGTCAACACCGGTGACGCCGGCAGCGGGACGCAGGTCAACGCCCTGCAGATCCTCGAGTCGGCGGGCGTCGAGGAGTTCGACGAACAGAACACCGACTTCGGGACCGCGGCCGACCAGATCGGCGACGGCGACGTCGACGCCGCAATCACCGTGGGCGGCTACCCGCTGGGTGCGATCGAGGACCTCTCGGCGACCCAGGACATCTCGTTCGTCGAGATCACCGACGAGGCCCGCGACAACCTGCTCGACGACGCGGAGTGGCTCGCCGAGGACGAGATCCCCGGCGGCACGTACGACGGCGTCGACGACGACGTCGAGACGGTCTCGGTGCAGGCGATGCTGGCGACCCACGAGGGCGTCGACGCGGAGGTCGTCGAGGAGGTCACGGCGGCGATGTTCGACAACGTCGACGACTTCACGACCCAGTCCGAGTTCATCGACGTCGAGACCTCCCAGGAGGCGATGCCGATCGACCTCCACGAGGGCGCTGAAGCGTACTTCGACGAGCAGGACGTCGACGACGAGGACGCCGACGACGAGGACGCCGACGACGAAGACGAGGAGTAA
- a CDS encoding DUF1850 domain-containing protein: MDHPTRRTVLVSAVALFGATAVTTASVADRTLVVADAESGDRLFEIPVDQGDAVTIAYTHSVEKTPIEDVYVVEDSSLRADRSVFHSFGAGLPTSDVERTEEGYVVEGTETHDELRLAPGEIAGHELRVGERRYPLAEAADGRVVLFLTDRGIGDAVTDGNSSERTERITSPTAAKITGTNL; encoded by the coding sequence GTGGATCACCCGACCCGACGAACCGTCCTCGTTTCCGCGGTCGCGCTGTTCGGAGCGACGGCCGTTACGACCGCCTCGGTCGCCGACAGGACGCTGGTCGTCGCCGACGCCGAGTCGGGTGATCGACTGTTCGAGATCCCCGTCGATCAGGGCGATGCGGTGACGATCGCCTACACTCACAGCGTCGAGAAGACGCCGATCGAGGACGTCTACGTCGTCGAGGACTCGTCCCTGCGGGCCGATCGGTCGGTGTTTCATTCCTTCGGCGCGGGGTTGCCGACGAGCGACGTCGAGCGAACCGAGGAGGGGTACGTGGTCGAGGGCACCGAAACCCACGACGAGCTTCGGCTCGCACCCGGCGAGATCGCCGGCCACGAACTGCGTGTCGGGGAACGACGGTATCCGCTTGCGGAGGCTGCCGATGGTCGGGTCGTCCTGTTTCTGACCGACCGGGGGATCGGCGACGCCGTCACCGACGGTAACTCGAGCGAACGAACCGAAAGGATAACATCACCGACGGCGGCAAAAATCACTGGGACGAATTTATGA
- a CDS encoding TRAP transporter permease, whose protein sequence is MSVDRGDEAGLSDEEQQELMEEVQRRRSHRGLAVVVVALIAIAFSTFQIWIAARGYAFGAELPVIGEVQLAALQQLQVNAIHVAFGLVLAFLLFPTSRGEGFLARQLGRIEPAVRSRFGDDHPLTRGTANAAGATRWAFLDPDMDRVAPADVVLAVLAMMPAYYTATNYDEIQQIAVHRFEDTQSLGEVFAPLAPIEAGLTAIGIPMADVSAAFVLSVLGMLLVLEATRRALGLLLTSLVALFIVYARWGYHIPGDSAIGALSIQPDTWANIMYNLWYTVEAGVHSQPVSVSVRFIYIFILFGAFLEMSGAGRWFIDMAYSATGTRKGGPAKASVVSSGFMGMLSGSSIANTVTTGAFTIPLMKRSGYSPEFSGAVESSSSSGGQMLPPVMGAAAFLIVEFTGTPYADVIIAATLPALAFFFGMWVMVHFEAVRGGIGGLPRSELPDVRSALRSGWFYFIPLVLLLYFLVIARYSINRAGWLTIVAVVALLAIVAAYDERTRVPLLATLAAAYLAQAGSYVVFGGGLLDTVQALAGLEPAGEPLAITDAAVAAIGDFGVIAILVSAVFILLRPRADAPLLDFDPEVDAAAERSAKTFNRPSLAGNRGYRFGAFVLKSMDSGARTATTVVVAVAAAGVVPGVISVSGLGPNLAALISEVSGDSMLILLTLTGVAAIIFGMGMPTTAMYIILVAMLEAPLVEAGVIVLAAHLFVLYWGLMADVTPPVAVAAFAGAGVAKAEEMKTAAIAFLLSLNKVLVPFAFVFSPGILLLRDGEIMGWGDLTDLGYVVPDVVIPVVGMFLGVYALGVTIIGYQYTEVTQVNRALYSIASILLMVPEIPLLLVEGILTLAGVPSALTIFEITASLRGIGLAMLVGLSYRNRSRADLEDADADTATSAPAAGDA, encoded by the coding sequence ATGAGCGTAGATAGGGGCGACGAAGCGGGACTCAGCGACGAGGAACAACAGGAACTCATGGAGGAGGTCCAGCGGCGCCGATCCCACCGGGGGCTGGCGGTCGTGGTCGTCGCCCTGATCGCGATCGCGTTCTCGACGTTCCAGATATGGATCGCCGCACGCGGGTACGCGTTCGGCGCCGAGCTGCCGGTGATCGGGGAGGTCCAGCTCGCTGCCCTCCAGCAGCTCCAGGTCAACGCGATCCACGTCGCGTTCGGGCTGGTGCTCGCGTTCCTGCTGTTCCCGACGAGTCGCGGCGAGGGGTTCCTCGCCCGACAGCTCGGCCGGATCGAACCGGCCGTCAGGAGCCGATTCGGCGACGACCACCCGCTCACGCGAGGCACCGCGAACGCCGCGGGCGCGACCAGGTGGGCGTTCCTCGATCCCGACATGGACCGGGTCGCCCCGGCCGACGTCGTCCTGGCCGTCCTCGCGATGATGCCGGCGTACTACACCGCGACGAACTACGACGAGATCCAACAGATCGCGGTCCACCGCTTCGAGGACACCCAGTCGCTGGGCGAGGTCTTCGCTCCCCTCGCCCCGATCGAGGCGGGGCTGACCGCGATCGGTATCCCGATGGCCGACGTCTCGGCCGCGTTCGTGCTGAGCGTCCTCGGGATGTTGCTCGTCCTCGAGGCGACCCGCCGGGCGCTGGGCCTCCTCCTGACGTCGCTCGTCGCCCTGTTTATCGTCTACGCCCGCTGGGGATACCACATTCCCGGAGATTCGGCGATCGGCGCGCTGTCGATCCAGCCCGACACGTGGGCTAACATCATGTACAACCTCTGGTATACGGTCGAGGCGGGGGTCCACAGCCAGCCGGTTTCCGTCAGCGTTCGCTTCATCTACATCTTCATCCTGTTCGGCGCCTTCCTCGAGATGAGCGGGGCCGGCCGCTGGTTCATCGATATGGCTTACTCCGCGACCGGGACTCGCAAGGGTGGTCCCGCGAAGGCGAGTGTCGTCTCAAGCGGGTTCATGGGGATGCTCAGCGGCTCGTCGATCGCCAACACGGTGACGACGGGGGCCTTTACGATCCCGCTGATGAAACGGTCGGGCTACTCGCCGGAGTTCTCCGGAGCAGTCGAGTCCTCGTCGTCCTCGGGCGGGCAGATGCTTCCGCCCGTGATGGGTGCTGCGGCCTTCCTCATCGTCGAGTTCACGGGGACCCCCTACGCCGACGTGATCATCGCCGCGACGCTGCCCGCACTGGCATTCTTCTTTGGGATGTGGGTGATGGTCCACTTCGAGGCGGTCCGGGGCGGAATCGGCGGGCTCCCTCGCTCCGAGCTGCCTGACGTCCGTTCGGCGCTGCGCAGCGGCTGGTTTTACTTCATTCCGCTCGTCCTGTTGCTGTACTTCCTGGTGATCGCCAGATACTCGATCAACCGCGCCGGCTGGCTCACGATCGTCGCCGTCGTCGCCCTGCTGGCGATCGTCGCCGCCTACGACGAACGCACCCGGGTTCCGCTACTGGCGACGCTCGCAGCGGCGTATCTCGCCCAGGCCGGCTCCTACGTGGTCTTCGGCGGCGGGCTCCTGGATACCGTCCAGGCGCTTGCCGGCCTCGAACCCGCCGGTGAACCGCTTGCGATCACCGACGCTGCGGTGGCCGCGATCGGCGACTTCGGCGTGATCGCGATCCTGGTCAGCGCCGTCTTTATCCTCCTGCGGCCCCGCGCCGACGCGCCGTTGCTCGATTTCGACCCCGAGGTCGACGCGGCGGCCGAGCGAAGCGCGAAGACGTTCAACCGGCCGTCTCTGGCGGGCAACCGGGGCTACCGGTTCGGTGCCTTCGTTCTGAAGTCGATGGATTCGGGGGCCCGAACCGCGACCACCGTCGTCGTCGCCGTCGCCGCCGCGGGGGTCGTCCCCGGCGTCATCAGCGTCTCCGGGCTGGGGCCGAACCTGGCCGCGCTCATCAGCGAGGTCAGCGGCGACTCGATGCTCATCCTGCTGACCCTGACCGGTGTCGCCGCGATCATCTTCGGGATGGGGATGCCGACGACGGCGATGTACATCATCCTGGTCGCGATGCTCGAGGCGCCGCTGGTCGAAGCCGGCGTTATCGTCCTCGCGGCACACCTGTTCGTCCTCTACTGGGGACTGATGGCCGACGTCACCCCGCCGGTCGCCGTCGCCGCCTTCGCCGGCGCTGGTGTCGCGAAAGCCGAGGAGATGAAGACCGCGGCGATCGCGTTCCTGCTGTCGCTGAACAAGGTGTTAGTGCCGTTCGCGTTCGTCTTCTCGCCGGGCATCCTGTTGTTGCGTGACGGCGAAATCATGGGCTGGGGAGACCTCACTGACCTGGGCTACGTCGTTCCGGATGTCGTGATTCCGGTCGTAGGGATGTTCCTCGGGGTCTACGCGCTCGGCGTGACGATCATCGGCTACCAGTACACCGAGGTCACACAGGTAAACCGCGCGCTGTACTCGATCGCCTCGATCCTGCTGATGGTCCCCGAGATTCCGCTGTTGCTCGTCGAGGGAATCCTCACGCTCGCGGGCGTCCCCTCGGCGCTGACGATCTTCGAAATTACCGCCTCGCTGCGCGGTATCGGCCTTGCGATGCTCGTGGGACTGAGCTATCGGAACCGCTCGCGGGCCGACCTCGAGGACGCCGACGCCGACACGGCCACCTCCGCGCCGGCAGCCGGCGACGCCTGA